One Metamycoplasma gateae genomic window, CAACTAAAGTTTTAATTCCTTCTTCGTTGTTAACTTCGGTTAAACCTAAAACATCAAATTTTTCTTTGTTTGCTAATAGTGCAATTCTTTTTGTTTTTTTACTTTGGTGTTCTGTATCACCTGTGAAATTAAGAATATTTCAATGTCCTCATTTAACAACATTTGAGTTAGCTTTTTCTTCTTCGGTTTCTTTGTTGGGTGTATCTGTTGAAGAACTATCATCATTTTCATCATTGTTTCCACTATTTTCAGAAGAAGCATCACCTGCGTTGTTGTTTTCGTTTTCGGTGCTTTCATCATTTCCGGAAGAGGAATTATCTCCATCGGTCTTTTCAGTTTCATTTTCTTTACCCGACGAATTTGATGAATTAGAATCGCCTTCAGTTTTGTCGTTATCAGTTTCGTTATTTTCTTTTTCTGAATCAGAGGTTTCTTTGTTGTTCTCATCACCTTCTTTTTCTTCTTGTTTATTTTTTTCATCTGTAGTATTATCTTCTGCTCCGGGTTGTTTGTCATTTGAATTAGTTTTCTTTAATTCATTTACTTTATTTAAGAATTCATCATATTTTTCATTTAGTTTATTTAATAAATCTGCATATGATTTTTCTAAATCGGATGTGAATGTTTTTTCTACTTCACTAAATGAATTAATAGAAGTCACAACCTTGTTTAATTCTTCTTCTATTTTAGAGTTATTTTCTGTATTAAACTCTCAAAGTAGCCCTAAAACTTGATTAAGTCTTTGTTCATATTTAGCCTTATTTTCTATTGTTTTTTTATTTTTATCAACACAACTTAGTGCTAAAAAAGGTAGGGATACTATAGGGGTTAAAGATAATAATAATATTATTTTACTTGATTTTTTCATATCCATATATTACTATAAAACCAAATAATATATTATAAATATATTAAAAAATAGATTTTAATTCATAACTTAATTAAATAAAAAGCACTAGTTTGTTAGTACTTTTATTTCTTTAAAGATTTTTTTGTATCATATCCTAAATCAAATAATAAATTCTGTAAATCTGCCGCTTTTCTAAAATCTTGTGCTCTCGCGGCTTCTTTCATTTCGTTTACTAAATCCTCGATATAATCCTTATTTGCTTTTAATTTTAATTTTTTATTGAATTTAGTTTTTAACACTAAATTAGCATCAATTTTAGGTATTGGTTTAACAATTGTTTTTGGAATAATATCATTTTCTTCATTGTATTTTTTTTGAATGCTTCTTTTCATTATATTATCATCAATTGTTTGTTGCATTGAATCAGTAATAACGTCAGCAAAGAAAATAACTTTTCCATGGTCATTACGAGCTGCTCTACCCACAATTTGAATTAAAGACCTTTTATTTCTACTAAATCCAGGTGTATCAGCGTCTAAAACTAATATTAAACTTACCTCAGGTAAATCAATTCCTTCTCTTAATAAATTTATTCCAATAACGACATCATATTTTCCCATTCTCAGTCCAGTTAGAACTGCATTTCTTTCGAACACTTCAAATTCCTCGTGAATATACGCTGAATTTATTTTATGTTCTTTTAAATACTTCGAAAGTTCTTCAGCACTGCTTTTTGTTGTTGTTAATATTAATGATCTTTCGTTATTTTTTATTTGTTCTTTAATAAGATCGTGGATAACAGCAATTTGATTTTCCTTTGGCTTTATTTGAATAATTGGGTCCAAAAGTCCTGTCGGACGAATATATTGAGTTGTAATTTCTCCATCAGTAAGATCTAATTCTTTGTCTCCTGGCGTTGCTGATAAATAGATTCTTTGTAAATTTATGTCATCAAATTCTTCAAATTTTAAAGGTCTATTATCTAATGATGATGGTAATCTAAAACCGTATTCAACTAAATTGTTTTTTCTTGAAAAATCTCCATTATACATACCCTCAATTTGTGGTAGCATTAAATGACTTTCATCAACAAAAATAATTGCATCTTTAGGTAGATAATCAAAAAGGGTATATGGTTTTTCACCAGGTTTTCTGCCATCTATATATCTAGCATAATTTTCCATACCCTTTGTGTGACCGAATTCTCGAATAGAATCAATGTCAGCAGATATTCTTTCTTCAATTCTTTGACTTTCAATTAACTTATTATTTTTTCTAAAAAAATCTATTTGTTCATTTAATTCAACCTGAATTTCTTCACAAATTTTTTCCATATTTGCCTGGTTAATTAGAAAGTTTGTACATGGATATATTATGATTTCCTCCAATGTTTGAAGAACTTCTTTTGTGATTGGATTAATTAAAGTTATTTTTTCAATACTGTCATCTAACAATTCGATTCTAATTAATGAATTAAATTTATAACCGGGTGAAATAGTTATAACATCACCCACAGCCTTAAACTCACCACTTTCGATTTCGGGGAAAAATCCTTTATTCACATATCTCATTTTTACAAGTTGGTTTAATATATTTTTTTTCTTTTCTTTTAAACCAGTTTTTAATAAAAGATAATGTTTTCTATATTCATTAGGGTTAAATGCACCATAAATTGAAGCGACTGAAGCAACTACAATTGTATCCCTTCTACTTATTAAAGAATTGATAGTTGATATTCTCATAGCTTCAATTTCCTTATTTATCATTGATGTCTTTTCAATAAATAAATCTGTTGAAGGAAGGTAAGCTTCAGGGCGATAATAATCGAAATATGAAATAAAATATTCAACCTTATTTTCAGGAAATAATTCCTTTAATTCTTGGTAAATTTGACTGGCTAAAGTTTTGTTATGACTTATTACTATTGCAGGTCTATTTGATTCTTTGATTACATTGGCTAAAGTAAATGTTTTTCCTGAACCAGTAACACCTAATAAAACTTGGTGTTTTTTACCTTCCTTTAATCCAACAACTAGGTTTTTAATTGCCTGTGGTTGATCTCCTGATGGTTTGAAATTTGAAAAAAGTTTAAAATTGTTCATTAACTAATTATAATATGCTTATTTTTATAAAATAAGAAAAATAAGTTTTGTGGTAAAATAATAAGCAATTATGAAAAGAAATAAAAGAATATTATTAACATTAGCTTCAACTATCGTTCCGGTATCAACTGCGGCAATCGTTGTATCATGTGGTTCGGGCGAAAGTTATAATGAATATGCAAAAGATTTTGTTTTAGGAACAGCCGGTAGAGAAAACTATAATAAAGAAACAAAAACATTAGATTTAAGTAAAACTGAAATTAGATTTATTCCTCAAGGTGCTTTTTCAGCTCCAGCATTGTATGCTCTGTTTGTAAAAGGTAGTGCAGCGGCTAATCCGAATCCTCAATTTTTAGCTCCAGATGGTATCTTTGATATTAAAAAAAGAAGTATTAATATTGATAAAATAATACTTCCAGCTTCTTTAGAAGTTATTGAAAAAGGTGCTTTTTCAGACCTAGGATTAAAAGAAGTTCAATTTGATATTTCTTCAGATAAATTAACTAAAATTGATGCAGAGGCATTTGCAAATAACAGAATTTCAACTTTAACTCTTCCAACATCAATAAAAGAAATCGAAGAAAAGGCTTTCCTAAATAATCAATTAACTTCAGTCAATTTAGAAGCATTAACAAACCTTAAAAAATTAAGTGTGGGGGTTTTTGCAAAAAATAAATTAACTGAACTAAATTTAACTAATATAAACACAATTGAAGAATCAGCATTAGCGCTGAACGAATTTAAAAATTTAGAATTACATAAAGATCTATCTCGTGTTTCAGAAAAAACATTTTTCTTTATCGGAACCGTAACTGTTGAACCAGTATCTCTTTCTGTTTTAAACGCTTCAGTAAAAGAATTTCTAAAACAACAATTAGTAAATAATGATAAATTAAATTATTCGATAGTAGAATAAAATAAAGTTGGTATTTCTACCAACTCCCAAAGAGAAAGTTCAAGTGCAACATAATGCCTTGGGCTTTTTTTATTATACATTTTATTTTTTTAAAATTAATAAATCAAAAAAAGTAAATAGAAAATATTCATTTTTTCAAATGAAGATAAGCATAATTTTATTATGTTAATTTTTGTTAATAATAATTATTTAATATATTCTAAATAGGTTTGTAATGGTGTCTTCCAATTTAATATTTCCCGCGTCATATTATTTATTTGGTTAACAACTGAGTCAAGTTTTTCTTGAGTTATAGTATTAAAGTTAAAACCTTTTTTGAATTCTCTTCTCAAAATTCCATTTCAATGTTCATTTGAGCCTCTTTGAAAAGATGCATAAGGTTCAGCTCTATAAATCTTTATATTTAATCATCTGGCTAAAATACCTATTTTTTCAAATTCAATACCATTGTCCACTGTTATTGTTTTTACTTCTAATTCATTATCTCTTATAATCTTTTTTAACTCTGAATTAATTATATTTGGTGATTTGCTTTGTATTATTTTTGCAAATCCTATTCTTGTTTTTCTTTCAGTTAAAGTTAAAAACATTATTATATCCATTGGCTCTTTTCCTAAAACTAGATCTGCTTCTCAGTGTCCAAATTCAAGTCTTAAATCTATAGATTTAGGTCTAGTTCATATTGGAAAAACATAATCAGCAGATTTTACAAGCCGTTTTATTACGGATGCTGTTCTTTTACCACCCTTTTTATAATATTGTCTTAATTTATCGTACTTTTTTATAACTCAATTATTAGTGTTTATTCAATTAAAAACCGTTCTTAAAGAAGGACAACAGTGTTTTGTGCTAGTTTTTATAAAATTATATGTTGACTTTATACCAAAAAACTTTTTGTCATATTTTTGTAAAAAAGCGTTAGAAAAATTTTTGAATTTTTGGTTATCCACGAATTTAAAATAATACTTATGTCTTGATCTTTCTCTTGTTTTTAAACTAGCGTGTTTAAATTCATAAGTTCCGAAACTATTTGTATTCCTCTTTATTTCTCTACTTAGGGTTGAAACACTTCGCTCGATTAATCTCGAAATCCTACGAAGAGAATAATTTAACTTTAAATAATTTTCAATAATTATTCTTTCATTATCTGTTAAATGGTTATATTTTTTTATTGTATAATTCATATGAGTTCCGTTCGTTCCAATGGAACTTTTTCTTTCTTAATTAATATAAAAAATTCAAGTTCCACATCTAAATTTTACTTTAAACGTGTTGCACTTGAATTTTCAATTTAGGAGTTGGTATTTCTACCAACTTTTTATTATTTTTCATCTATTATGTATTCAGTAAAATTAGATAAATCTTCCATTTTAAATACATGTAAAGAAACTAATGATTTTTTAAATCAAGGTATATTCTTAATGTGTTGTAAGGCTTTTGTTATTTGTAACAAATTATTTATTGATCTTGAGAAATAAAAACTATTTGAAAGTCAATGAAATCCATAATGTCTTAATATATCTCTTACATCTTCATAGGCTTGCTTATAATTATCTTCACCTTTTCCGTATTCTCTAATTAGTATTTCTTTTTTTAAATAAAAAACCAATCCGTACATCATTACCTCCATACATTTTAATTTTAATTTCTTTTTTAATTATATCATATTTAGTAATCTAATTGGGTTTGGATAAGAACCGCCTAGATAAAATTTAGAATAAATTATTTTTTATTTTAAATAAATTAATATAATTTTAAATACATATATATAACATTTTTAAAGGATTTTTATGGCAAAAGAAACAGTAAAAAAATCAAAAGATACTGAAAATTTAAAGAAAAAAATTACTAAAGATTTTGAAAAAACTGGAACTATTAAATCAAAAGATTTAAATAAACTAGTTCAAGATTTTAAAAATTCAAAAAAATAGATTTATTAATATTAAAAAAGTTCAAGATGCTTGAACTTTTTTAATTAATCTATTAGTTTTTTAGCTTCTGTTAAATTAACACTAAAGAATGTTGTGACTCCTCTTTTTTGCATTGTAGCTCCATAAAGTTTATCAACTCTTTCCATTGTACCTTGACGGTGTGTAATAACTAAGAATTGTGTATTTTCTTTTAAACTTTGTAAGAACTCAGCAAAACGAATAACATTAGCTTCGTCAAGTGCTGCCTCAACCTCGTCTAGGATACATAATGGAAGAGGTTTTGCCTTTAATAATGAGAATAATAACGAAATAGCAATTAAAGCTTTTTCTCCACCAGAAAATAGTTTTAAATTCTTAATAGATTTTCCTGGTGGCTGAGCCATTACATCAATACCACTTTCTAATAAGTTATCAGGATCGGTGTATCTAATTTCAGCCATACCCCCACCGAACATTTTTGAAAATACATATTTAAATTCATTATTTGCAAGCGAAACAGTATTTGTGATTCTTTCAATAATTATCTTATCCATTTCACTAATAACTTCTTCGATTGTATTTTTTGCATCAATTATGTCTTTTTCTTGTTTCTTAACTTCGTTGTATCTATCTTCTGTTTCTTTTAATTGTTCAATAGAATCAATATTTACATGACCTAAATCTTTAATGTCATTTTTTAAATCTGAAACAAGTTTTCTTGCAACCTCAAAATCAATTTCAGGATTATAGAATTCTCTAGCAGTTTCAAATAACATATTATATTGTTCAGATAATCTTTGTTTAGCATAATTAATTGCCGATTCTGCTTTAGCTTTTTGAGCTATTTTTTCAGAATTTTCAGTAATCAAAATATTTAAATCATTATTTGAATCACCTTTTTTAGCATTTGCGTCTGCAAATTCTTTTTTTGCAACTTGTAGCAACTCGTTTTGTGATGTTCTTTTTGCAACAAGATTACTTCTTTCTAATACTAATTTTTGAATTTCAAATGCAATATCAACTGTATCTAAATTTTCGATTTTTTCATTCGAAATATTTTCATATTTAATTCTTAGTTCATCGAATCTATGAATGTTTTCATCTAAGTTCATTTTTTGTTTAGAAACATCTAAGCTTAGATTCGAAAATAAATTGCCTAAATTATCTGATTTTTGTTTAATCTCAATTTCTTTTGATTTAAGTTCTGCTATTTTTTGTAATATTGCAGGTTTAATTATTTCAAGTTGTTTAATTTGTTCATCTAATCCAAATGTCGATGTATGTTCATTTTTTTGACCACCACTTAAAACACCACCAACTCTTATGATATCTCCTTCTAGAGTAACTACCATGTATCTTTTTTCTAATAATTGTGAAAGTTTATTTGCGTTTTCAATTGTGTCAGTAACTAAAATATTTCCTAGTAAGAATCTCTTTAATACATCAAATTCTCTTTCTGTTGAAACAAGTTCAGAAGCAACTCCTAAAAATCCTTTTTGTGTTTGAGCTACAACAATATGTTGTTCTAAAACATATTTTGGAGAAACTGATGAAAGAGGTATAAAAGTTGCTCTACCACCGTTATTACTTTTTAAGAATTCAATCGCCTTAACTGCAGTTTCTGGCGTGTCTACAACTACGTGTTGTAATGCTCCTGCTAATATTGTTTCTATTGCTAAAGCGTATTTAGTATTTACACTAATTAATTCAGATACTAATGCTCTATATCCTTTAAATAGTCCAGAATTCTCAACTATATTTTTTGTCCCTTTTTGTAAATTAGTTTTACCGTGTTTTACTTCTTGTATAAAATCCAATTTTGAATTTATTTTTTGTAGCTTACTATTTTCTATTTCTAGTTCGTTTTTAATATCGTTTTTTAAGGCTGATAAATCAAGAATTGTCTTATTAATTGATTCAATTTCTTGTTTTTGTTTTTGAATAAATTCTTTTGCTAGTAAAATCTTTGTGTTTAATTCACTTAGTTCTTCTTTAATTGCTTCTTTTTTTTGTGCATTATCAACTTCTAAAGTTCCATTAATAACCATTTCACGTTGTTTTGATTCTTTGGCCGATCTTATTTCAAGATCATTAATTTCAGTATTAATTTCTTCAATTCTAGAAGTTAATTTTGATATTGTTGCATCTAGCTCAACCATTAAATCATTTTTTTGGTTGCAAATATCTGTATAAAGTTTAATTTTAATTTCTAAATCTTCTTTTTGTTGTTTATAAATTAATGATTCATTATTTAGTTTTTCTAATGATTCAGAATATGCCATAAAATCATGAACCAATAATGAAACTTCTACTTCTTTTAATTGCTCACTCTTTAACTTAAAAATTTTTGCTTTTTCAGCTTGTTTTTGAAGAGGTTTGATTTGTTTTTCCAACTCTTGAACTACAATTGCTATTTGTTCTAAAGCTTCCTGAGTTCTTTCTAATTTTCTCATTGCTTCTGTCTTTTTTGAACGATACATTGAAGTACCTGAAGCTTCTTCAAAAATCTCACGACGTCTTTCGGGAGTTGCTTCTGCTATATCAGATATTGTTCCTTGTCCAATGATGGCTAGTGATGATTTGGAAATACCACTTTGCATAGCAATTTCTTTAATATCTTTTTGTCTCGCTATCTCTCCATTAATATAGTATTCATTTGATCCCTTACCACGATTTAATACACGCGAAATAGTAAAATAATCATGTGGGATACTTACAGCTCTATCTCTATTATCAAAAGTTAAAATAACTTCTGCTCTATTCATTTCTTTTTCAGTTTTTGATCCTGCAAAAATTACATCCTCCATGTTATCACCACGAAGAACTTTTGAACTTGTTTCACCTAACACCCATCTAATGGCGTCGTTAATATTTGATTTACCCGAACCATTTGGTCCTATTATAGCAACAACACCACCATCGAATTTTAAACTTACTTTATCTGCAAAAGATTTAAAACCGTGCGCTTCAACTTGAATTAATTTCATTTTTTTCCTTTCTTAAAAAAATAACCAATTTAATATTGACTAAACATTACTATAATGATAATAAAATTTTTGTTTTTTAAATTAAAATACACACTAATAGTGTGTAGTGTCTAAAAATATTTATTTATATCAAAATCATTAACATCTTTTTTTGATATATCTAAAAAGTGTTCACTGTAATAAGTATATATTTTATTTTCAAATTCAATATCTAATTCAAAAAGATATGAGCCATTTTTATACTTATTTTTATCAACTAAAAATTGAATCTTATGGTACTCTTGTGGATCGAACAAACCTTTATCAACAATTGTTGAAGCATTTTTATCCTTATGAAGGATTCTATAATGAATTTTGTTTTTTATTAGACTGTAATTCTTTAATAAAAAACTGAAGCTAATATAATAATTTTCCTCAAAATTAGTATTTTCTAAACTTAAATTTAAATTATGGTTATTAAATAATTTATTATTTGGTTTTTCAAAGAAAATAGAAAACTTATTTGAAGTATAAAAATCAATTTTAGACAAATTAGAAAAAATAAAACTTTTGTCTTCATTTCCACGATAATATGATTTTATTAAAATATAACCACTTGTATTTAAGATGCTTTTATCTAATTTTAATTCTTTTTTAAGAACTGATTTCAAAAGAAGATTAGCTTTATTTGTATTATCTTTATCAAAAGGTTTATCTGAATAATAAACATCATACATTATATGATTATCAGATGTATTATGAATATTAAAATCATAAACTGTTTTAAATGGTATATGGAAACCATATTCATCATAGTGAGATTGATCTATAAAAATTGTTGAACCTATTTGTTGGTCAATTTTTAGATTGTTTTTTAAGGTTTTAACTCATCAATTTTTTTCAATTTGTTTTTCTATATCTTTAAGTTTTTGAATATATACATCAACATTATCACTATCTATATGATTAAATGCTAGATCTATTTCTTTTTCTAATTCTTTAAATTTATTTCTTAAGCTAGTTTTTAGACTATACATTTTTTCACTTTTTGAAAACATGTATGTTCCTAATTTAGCTCTTAGAAAAGTTTTATATCTTCATAAATCAACTAAATTTTTGTTGGTTTTTTCAAAAAACTGTAATTTTTTATTTGATGAATTTTTAAAATCTATATTAACTGGTAATTTAAGATAATTTTCATCTTTAATTCCTTCAGCATCAAAATAAATTACATCTTTTAACATATCAAATCTTATGTTTGAAATCGTGATGATACTATCAAATTCATTGGTATTTATAATATCTTTTAATTTAATTTTTGTTTCAATGGTTTTATTGCCTTTTATATCTATTAAATCTAGTACCATTTCTCCATTACTATTTTTATAAAATAAGTACAATATACCATTATGATCATATGTTCTATGAAATACACTATTTAACTCGATTAATGGTGCTATTTTGTCTTGATCATCTAGGATTTTGTTTCCTGCTTTTACAATTTGTAATTTGTTTGAATTAGATTTAACTTTGTATAAGAAATTAACATTATTGTAATTTGAATCTAATCTTCTATTAGTAATCATATATCAATAGCCATTACTATAGAAATATCTACTAAATTTTTCGCCTCATTTTGTATTTGAGGTTATTGGTAAAAAACTTTCATCATAATTGCTTACTTTTGAATACTCATTATTTTTAAACATAAAATCTCATGGTAAGTATCTTATTAAATCATAACCTGTTTCAATGCTACTTGCGTTTCCAATTATAGGATTTACAAAAGTATTAGTGTATTTTCTTGTATCCTTATGAATAAAAATGTCTTTATTTTTTTCAGCACTTTCTCTACCGTCGTCTGCATGAGTACCATCAACTCTATGTCATTTTTTGTTATTTTGTCCAGCGGGATCAAAATAGACTAAAGCATACTGATGTTCCATATCTCCAGATTGTTTTGGAATTGCATGAACACCTGATAGCTGTAATAATAACGCAATGGAAGTTCCATATTGTTGGCAAACGGCCTTTCTTGTATTTATTGATGCCTGCAAATCAGAAAAAGCTAAAAGGTCATCATAAACAAAATAGTCGCAAACATAGCGAACAATGGCATAAACCTTATCAAGATCGGACATATCGTTTGAAATTTGGGCTAACCCGTTTTTTATAAAATGAAGTAAATTTTCTTTATCAATTCCTTCATTAATTCAATCTAATTTAATTGTTGAAGGAAATTTCTCAATTGTTTTTAATCTAATAAACTGATCTTGATAGGTTTTGGAATTTATGTTGGTTAAATCTTGATTGCCATCGGCTGTTTCTGTTTCAAAATAAATTGATTTTAAACTAAATTCAACATATAAATAATCAGGCCAACTTTCCCTATATCACTCCAATAATGCCTTAGTCATATTTCTTGCGTTGAAATTTAATTTTGAAACTTCAAAAGCATAATATTCATTTGAACTAACTAGTTTATTTAAAAGTTCTTTTAATTCTTTTATTTCTTCTAAATCATCACCTATCTTTGAACTTCTTTTGCTTAAAATTATTTTCTTTTGGTTTGTTTCGTTAAAAAATACACTATTGTTTTCATAATTTTGAACCTTTGATCAATCTAGGCCATCAGCATTTCTTCTTTCATTTGTTTCAGGTTTCTTATCGTAATCAATATCATTAGGATAGAATTTATTTTTTAAAATTTCATACTCATTTTCAGTTGTATTTTCATCATTAGGCTTAAAATAATTATCTTCATCTTGATTATCTAAATTATCATTATTGTTGCTAGGTTTGTTTGAATTATCTTGGTCACTGTTATCATTATCTTCTTTTTTATTTTGATCATCATCTTTTTTTGGAATATCTTCTTTTTTCGTATCTTTTTCATCTGGATCTTTTTGCTCTGTCGAATCCTTTTTATCTAAAGTTTTTTTATCATCTTCAGTTTTTTTGCCCGAATCTTTATTACATGAAATTAGTATAGTGGGGGTTACAAAAACAGTTAATAAAGACATCAATTTTAGTAATTTGTGTTTCTTTTTTAAAGTCATTATTTTATTATTTTTCCTTTTTTTATTTCAATATTTAATCTAAAGTTTAATAAATTTGAATTATAAAATTATATCCCTTATTAATAGCAAACTATTAATTACTTTAAAATATATTTTAATTTGATAAAATTTTTAAATAATTGAAATTTATAGAGGTTAATTAATATGTCAAATAATAAAAGATGAAAAAATAAAAAAATAAATATCAATAATTACAAAGTACTTGAAGTACAAAAACAAAAAAAGACTTTATCTAATTCTTGAAAAATAGCATTAACCGGATTATTTTTAATAGCAATCCCTACTTTTATTTTATTTATTTTAATTGGTAAAGATGGATGAGTAATTCCTTCAACTGCGAAATTTGGTAGATGAGATACTTTATTACCTATCGCATTTGCATGAGTTATTTTCCAAAGTTCGATAGTTTGTTTATTAGTATTTAGATTTAAAGTTTATAAAGCCAATTCATTTATTTTCTTAATTCCATTTGCAATAGCTATGGCTTCATTACTAGTATCTTCTGGTGTTGAAGATTGACCATATAGAGTGCTTCCTGCTGTTGGTTTGGCATTTTTATCACTACCCGCATTATTATTAGTAAAACACATCGATAAAAAAAGAAAAGATAAAAAAATGTTGGAATATCAACAACAAGAAAGAGCAAATAAATCATTACTAGACTAATTTAAGGGTTTAGTTTTTTTATTTAAATTGAATTTTTAAAACTTAAGTAGGTATCATATGTACAAAAAAATATCATTAATCGATAAGGAAATTGCAGATATTATCAATGATGAAACAAAACGTCAAGAAGATCATATCGAATTAATAGCTTCAGAAAATTATGTTTCAGAGCAAGTTTTAAATGCTGTTGGATCATCATTAACTAATAAATATGGGGAAGGTTATCCATCTAAACGCTACTATGGCGGGTGTGAATTTATTGATAAAATTGAGACTATCGCACAAGAAAGAGCAAAAAAATTATTTAAAGTAAAATTTGCAAACGTTCAACCTTATTCAGGATCTGTTGCAAACGCTGCAATATATTTAGCATTACTTAATCCTGGCGATAGAGTTTTAGGATTATCATTAAATTC contains:
- a CDS encoding leucine-rich repeat domain-containing protein, with product MKRNKRILLTLASTIVPVSTAAIVVSCGSGESYNEYAKDFVLGTAGRENYNKETKTLDLSKTEIRFIPQGAFSAPALYALFVKGSAAANPNPQFLAPDGIFDIKKRSINIDKIILPASLEVIEKGAFSDLGLKEVQFDISSDKLTKIDAEAFANNRISTLTLPTSIKEIEEKAFLNNQLTSVNLEALTNLKKLSVGVFAKNKLTELNLTNINTIEESALALNEFKNLELHKDLSRVSEKTFFFIGTVTVEPVSLSVLNASVKEFLKQQLVNNDKLNYSIVE
- a CDS encoding AAA family ATPase — protein: MKLIQVEAHGFKSFADKVSLKFDGGVVAIIGPNGSGKSNINDAIRWVLGETSSKVLRGDNMEDVIFAGSKTEKEMNRAEVILTFDNRDRAVSIPHDYFTISRVLNRGKGSNEYYINGEIARQKDIKEIAMQSGISKSSLAIIGQGTISDIAEATPERRREIFEEASGTSMYRSKKTEAMRKLERTQEALEQIAIVVQELEKQIKPLQKQAEKAKIFKLKSEQLKEVEVSLLVHDFMAYSESLEKLNNESLIYKQQKEDLEIKIKLYTDICNQKNDLMVELDATISKLTSRIEEINTEINDLEIRSAKESKQREMVINGTLEVDNAQKKEAIKEELSELNTKILLAKEFIQKQKQEIESINKTILDLSALKNDIKNELEIENSKLQKINSKLDFIQEVKHGKTNLQKGTKNIVENSGLFKGYRALVSELISVNTKYALAIETILAGALQHVVVDTPETAVKAIEFLKSNNGGRATFIPLSSVSPKYVLEQHIVVAQTQKGFLGVASELVSTEREFDVLKRFLLGNILVTDTIENANKLSQLLEKRYMVVTLEGDIIRVGGVLSGGQKNEHTSTFGLDEQIKQLEIIKPAILQKIAELKSKEIEIKQKSDNLGNLFSNLSLDVSKQKMNLDENIHRFDELRIKYENISNEKIENLDTVDIAFEIQKLVLERSNLVAKRTSQNELLQVAKKEFADANAKKGDSNNDLNILITENSEKIAQKAKAESAINYAKQRLSEQYNMLFETAREFYNPEIDFEVARKLVSDLKNDIKDLGHVNIDSIEQLKETEDRYNEVKKQEKDIIDAKNTIEEVISEMDKIIIERITNTVSLANNEFKYVFSKMFGGGMAEIRYTDPDNLLESGIDVMAQPPGKSIKNLKLFSGGEKALIAISLLFSLLKAKPLPLCILDEVEAALDEANVIRFAEFLQSLKENTQFLVITHRQGTMERVDKLYGATMQKRGVTTFFSVNLTEAKKLID
- a CDS encoding IS30 family transposase — protein: MNYTIKKYNHLTDNERIIIENYLKLNYSLRRISRLIERSVSTLSREIKRNTNSFGTYEFKHASLKTRERSRHKYYFKFVDNQKFKNFSNAFLQKYDKKFFGIKSTYNFIKTSTKHCCPSLRTVFNWINTNNWVIKKYDKLRQYYKKGGKRTASVIKRLVKSADYVFPIWTRPKSIDLRLEFGHWEADLVLGKEPMDIIMFLTLTERKTRIGFAKIIQSKSPNIINSELKKIIRDNELEVKTITVDNGIEFEKIGILARWLNIKIYRAEPYASFQRGSNEHWNGILRREFKKGFNFNTITQEKLDSVVNQINNMTREILNWKTPLQTYLEYIK
- a CDS encoding virulence protein; the protein is MEVMMYGLVFYLKKEILIREYGKGEDNYKQAYEDVRDILRHYGFHWLSNSFYFSRSINNLLQITKALQHIKNIPWFKKSLVSLHVFKMEDLSNFTEYIIDEK
- a CDS encoding MnuA family membrane nuclease, which encodes MKKSSKIILLLSLTPIVSLPFLALSCVDKNKKTIENKAKYEQRLNQVLGLLWEFNTENNSKIEEELNKVVTSINSFSEVEKTFTSDLEKSYADLLNKLNEKYDEFLNKVNELKKTNSNDKQPGAEDNTTDEKNKQEEKEGDENNKETSDSEKENNETDNDKTEGDSNSSNSSGKENETEKTDGDNSSSGNDESTENENNNAGDASSENSGNNDENDDSSSTDTPNKETEEEKANSNVVKWGHWNILNFTGDTEHQSKKTKRIALLANKEKFDVLGLTEVNNEEGIKTLVDEMNALNSSNLYSYVLSKKLKGEKFGDGAAEHVAVIYNNQTMETEAFNNNEIGYSYDNKFDDKLGDTKAQYSRPPYGVKFKFKLKPEEKLTFVFAHFDGPGVSGSNKKIGEKSYKGIGSFEYRESQELANVLDYFDQIDGDQSNIFFGGDTNIKKGKQSLAFSTLEGKYNSVFKDIDDHKTSLGKKHKWSEPYDKLFYKTNYELVSSNVFDIYKTIEDEEIKSLFRTHKVEIEGNWNSIATARVLSDHTFVSAEFLIK
- the uvrB gene encoding excinuclease ABC subunit UvrB, with the translated sequence MNNFKLFSNFKPSGDQPQAIKNLVVGLKEGKKHQVLLGVTGSGKTFTLANVIKESNRPAIVISHNKTLASQIYQELKELFPENKVEYFISYFDYYRPEAYLPSTDLFIEKTSMINKEIEAMRISTINSLISRRDTIVVASVASIYGAFNPNEYRKHYLLLKTGLKEKKKNILNQLVKMRYVNKGFFPEIESGEFKAVGDVITISPGYKFNSLIRIELLDDSIEKITLINPITKEVLQTLEEIIIYPCTNFLINQANMEKICEEIQVELNEQIDFFRKNNKLIESQRIEERISADIDSIREFGHTKGMENYARYIDGRKPGEKPYTLFDYLPKDAIIFVDESHLMLPQIEGMYNGDFSRKNNLVEYGFRLPSSLDNRPLKFEEFDDINLQRIYLSATPGDKELDLTDGEITTQYIRPTGLLDPIIQIKPKENQIAVIHDLIKEQIKNNERSLILTTTKSSAEELSKYLKEHKINSAYIHEEFEVFERNAVLTGLRMGKYDVVIGINLLREGIDLPEVSLILVLDADTPGFSRNKRSLIQIVGRAARNDHGKVIFFADVITDSMQQTIDDNIMKRSIQKKYNEENDIIPKTIVKPIPKIDANLVLKTKFNKKLKLKANKDYIEDLVNEMKEAARAQDFRKAADLQNLLFDLGYDTKKSLKK